A single Aggregatilinea lenta DNA region contains:
- a CDS encoding SH3 domain-containing protein has protein sequence MTRKVLPLLLGLALIVAITPFAPVGDTPTAHAGGSWSAWAYNADTGQLVHVFPDGAPAVEMMFPLPPGTSSYPTDLTISRDGALLAACLTDDIGAASVRVYDIYAGVYVAAYIPTGPILGCSLDQYSFSEDGTQLAFGIINHFGFDPAETRPSWEVVVMEMNTSAILYRLDANTAAVAALGEELVNVLPMIRTFQMKTATFPGLITFAPIYYASEGAPEYPSMVWNLTDSTVQIAGPYGKSGFDVLLPNSEVIWVDADASFPVTTPMGPGPAFNVMMYSNKMGDRYPILVEPDMIPLNARFVDDGRKAAVMMMNADGSATSWAVVDRSGAVYALPALDTYEVWGTMDGYVFVSNSSSGGPVEIRYHRFAEGNPTPTEFVAWTDMAGGFWRIIWANPLSGGAGLPAFPPAGILGEPPVMPTATTGVPPLDPTVTLPAGPTATLPAGPTGTATLTALSVGGRATVTTTEGDQLRVRSGAGTAYAVLFYLPAGSGVNLMEGPVEADALTWWRVRADDGRMGWAVEGVMDGGSFLQTLTPVG, from the coding sequence ATGACCCGCAAAGTTTTACCGCTGCTGCTCGGCCTCGCCCTGATCGTCGCCATCACCCCGTTCGCGCCGGTGGGCGACACGCCCACCGCGCACGCAGGCGGATCGTGGTCGGCGTGGGCATACAACGCCGACACGGGCCAGCTCGTGCACGTCTTCCCGGACGGCGCGCCTGCCGTCGAGATGATGTTCCCCCTGCCGCCCGGCACGTCGAGCTATCCCACCGACCTGACAATTTCGCGCGACGGCGCACTGTTGGCCGCCTGCCTCACCGACGACATAGGCGCGGCCAGCGTGCGCGTCTACGACATTTACGCGGGTGTGTACGTCGCGGCCTACATCCCCACCGGCCCGATCCTCGGCTGCTCGCTGGACCAGTACAGCTTCAGCGAAGACGGCACGCAGCTCGCCTTTGGGATCATCAACCACTTCGGGTTCGACCCGGCGGAAACGCGCCCGTCCTGGGAAGTGGTCGTAATGGAGATGAACACCAGCGCGATCCTCTACCGCCTGGACGCCAATACCGCCGCCGTGGCCGCGCTGGGCGAAGAACTGGTCAACGTGCTGCCGATGATCCGCACCTTTCAGATGAAGACCGCGACCTTCCCCGGCCTGATCACCTTCGCGCCGATCTACTACGCCTCCGAGGGCGCACCGGAGTACCCCAGCATGGTCTGGAACCTGACCGACAGTACGGTCCAAATCGCGGGACCATACGGCAAGTCCGGGTTTGACGTGCTGCTGCCCAACAGCGAAGTGATTTGGGTCGATGCGGACGCGTCCTTCCCCGTTACTACGCCGATGGGACCGGGTCCGGCCTTTAACGTGATGATGTACTCGAACAAGATGGGCGACCGCTACCCAATCCTCGTCGAACCAGACATGATCCCCCTGAACGCGCGATTCGTAGACGATGGGCGCAAAGCGGCGGTGATGATGATGAACGCCGATGGTAGTGCCACGTCGTGGGCGGTCGTGGATCGCAGCGGCGCGGTCTATGCGCTGCCTGCGCTGGACACCTACGAAGTCTGGGGCACGATGGACGGCTACGTGTTCGTCAGTAATTCATCGTCTGGCGGGCCAGTGGAGATTCGCTACCATCGCTTTGCCGAAGGCAATCCCACGCCGACCGAGTTCGTCGCATGGACGGATATGGCCGGAGGATTCTGGCGCATCATCTGGGCCAACCCGCTCAGCGGGGGCGCGGGGCTGCCAGCCTTTCCGCCAGCAGGCATCTTAGGCGAACCGCCCGTGATGCCGACCGCCACCACCGGCGTCCCGCCGCTCGATCCCACCGTAACGCTACCCGCCGGACCCACCGCGACCCTGCCCGCCGGGCCGACCGGCACTGCCACGTTGACCGCACTGAGCGTAGGCGGTCGCGCGACGGTCACCACGACCGAAGGCGACCAGCTCCGCGTGCGCAGCGGCGCGGGCACGGCCTATGCGGTGTTGTTTTACCTGCCTGCGGGGTCGGGCGTGAACCTGATGGAAGGGCCGGTCGAGGCGGACGCACTGACGTGGTGGCGCGTGCGCGCCGACGATGGCCGCATGGGCTGGGCGGTCGAGGGTGTGATGGACGGCGGCAGCTTCCTGCAAACGCTCACACCGGTCGGGTAG
- a CDS encoding complex I NDUFA9 subunit family protein, which produces MILVTGAGGYVGHTLVRRLVDAGLPVRAMVHSRAKAEARLADVRERIEIVPGDVTRPGTLPPALDGVQAVVHLVAVAIEKGGATYEKINTEGTINLIEAAKVAGVRRFVNMSQNGAEGASPYRFLRSKGKAQDAVAASGLDWTALKPSVIWGPQDEFANVQARLLKITPLVFPVPGDGSARFQPVWVGDVVEAFARCLDDDATIGHVYELGGPEVLTYEEIVRRVLVALGTRRVLLHTPVPLLALAVRAMQILPNPPVTPSLLDLLKVDNAVADNALTKTFGIVPRAFAPENLGYMRQFTALGTLRRLFGQSVEEAQP; this is translated from the coding sequence ATGATTCTGGTGACAGGCGCGGGGGGATATGTCGGGCATACGCTGGTGCGCCGCCTGGTGGATGCGGGCCTGCCGGTCCGCGCGATGGTGCACAGTCGGGCGAAGGCTGAGGCGCGGCTGGCAGACGTGCGCGAGCGCATCGAGATCGTGCCCGGCGACGTGACCCGGCCCGGCACGCTGCCGCCTGCGCTGGACGGCGTGCAGGCGGTCGTGCATCTGGTGGCGGTCGCCATCGAAAAGGGCGGCGCGACCTACGAGAAGATCAACACCGAGGGCACGATCAATCTGATCGAAGCCGCGAAGGTCGCCGGGGTGCGGCGTTTCGTCAACATGAGCCAGAACGGTGCGGAGGGCGCCTCGCCGTACCGCTTTTTGCGCAGCAAGGGCAAAGCGCAGGACGCCGTGGCCGCGTCCGGGCTGGACTGGACCGCGCTCAAGCCCTCGGTGATCTGGGGGCCGCAGGACGAGTTCGCCAACGTGCAGGCGCGGCTGCTCAAGATTACGCCGCTGGTGTTCCCCGTGCCCGGCGACGGGAGCGCGCGCTTCCAGCCGGTATGGGTGGGCGACGTAGTCGAGGCCTTCGCGCGCTGCCTGGACGACGACGCCACCATCGGTCACGTCTATGAGCTGGGTGGGCCGGAAGTGCTGACCTACGAGGAGATCGTGCGGCGGGTACTGGTCGCGTTGGGGACGCGGCGGGTACTGCTGCATACACCCGTGCCGCTGCTGGCGCTGGCGGTCAGGGCCATGCAGATTCTGCCCAATCCGCCCGTGACGCCCAGCCTGCTCGACCTGCTCAAAGTGGATAACGCGGTTGCGGACAACGCGCTGACGAAGACGTTCGGCATCGTGCCGCGCGCCTTCGCGCCGGAAAACCTGGGCTACATGCGCCAGTTCACCGCGCTGGGCACGCTGCGGCGGCTTTTCGGCCAGTCCGTCGAGGAAGCGCAGCCGTGA
- a CDS encoding ATP-binding protein, protein MSFIEAPTTFYMGRRFDPTTRRLVDEVVYYDSRDLTTHAVVVGMTGSGKTGLCVTLLEEAVMDNIPSIIIDPKGDITNLMLAFPDLKPEEFAPWVNVDDARRAGMEPGDYAVEVAQQWREGLAGWGIGPQRVATYKNNARFTIYTPGSDAGMPISILDAMHAPRDGFDNDQELHRERLSGIVTALLALIGKSADPLKDREHILIANIFEYAWRRGQDLTLEDVILQVQKPPFTKLGVFDVETSFPEKDRFALAMELNNIMAAPSFQSWLQGEPLDIQSLLYTPEGKPRVSIFYVAHLNDAERMFIVTLLLENVLAWMRTLSGTTSLRALLYFDEVFGFFPPHPYNPPTKTPLLRLLKQARAFGLGLVLATQNPGDLDYKGLSNAGTWFIGKLQTENDKNRVLTGLESAVGTNSQLHVDDIDRLLSSIDPRVFVMNNVHDNGGPIAMHTRWAMSYLRGPLTRQQIRVLMADQREQPYYPPYQQGQKSSLGQGNTPVPQGTQPVQGTGPRLVEPPVRAGATPPPMSLPEMPEPPVQAGSTPRPASLPDFGAPPLRPTTPEPAPANGSPMPSVSVGTFSPDLTQPSMPLDTGMQSRPVAEDVNSAPPPVSATTAQYYLPTTVSREQAMAAWERKTGIPVSSYGGAALMYRPILLAQAQARYTDRKSDVTTVQAYAYHVPHVARAGLIHWDEYRAPYTDPRDLSQTPLMEAGYGDLSPGLADSKRLTELKREVVDYIYQTASLVLMHNPDLDLYGQPEMNRRDFLIQAQTLARQARDGELDKVMGQYDKKFDDLETKLRKKARDLAAGQQQFDAVKNEEMFTTGEALLSLLRGRTTYTLSRVSRARRYKNYVQEDVTDAEAAIAELEAQVDGLHAEMENALHQIQDRWARAAAVVEDYRITPYKKDIYLDAFGIGWKPHWVVVVNGQQQLISAWGD, encoded by the coding sequence ATGTCCTTTATTGAAGCGCCTACCACCTTTTACATGGGCCGCCGCTTTGACCCCACGACCCGCCGCCTGGTGGACGAGGTCGTGTACTACGACTCGCGCGACCTGACCACGCACGCGGTCGTCGTCGGCATGACCGGCAGCGGCAAGACCGGCCTATGCGTGACCCTGCTTGAAGAAGCGGTGATGGACAACATCCCGTCGATCATCATCGATCCCAAGGGCGACATCACCAACCTGATGCTGGCCTTCCCGGACCTGAAGCCGGAAGAGTTCGCGCCGTGGGTCAACGTGGACGACGCACGCCGCGCCGGGATGGAGCCGGGCGACTACGCGGTCGAAGTGGCCCAGCAGTGGCGCGAGGGCCTCGCTGGGTGGGGTATCGGGCCGCAGCGCGTCGCCACCTACAAAAACAATGCCCGCTTCACGATTTACACACCCGGCTCGGACGCGGGTATGCCGATCAGTATCCTCGACGCGATGCACGCCCCGCGCGACGGTTTCGACAACGACCAGGAGCTGCACCGCGAGCGCCTGAGCGGCATCGTAACGGCGCTGCTGGCACTCATCGGCAAAAGCGCCGATCCGCTCAAGGACCGCGAGCACATCCTGATCGCCAACATTTTCGAATACGCCTGGCGGCGTGGGCAGGACCTGACGCTGGAAGACGTGATCCTCCAGGTTCAGAAGCCGCCCTTCACCAAGCTCGGCGTGTTCGACGTGGAAACGTCCTTTCCTGAAAAAGATCGCTTCGCGCTGGCGATGGAGCTGAACAATATCATGGCCGCGCCCAGCTTCCAGAGCTGGCTGCAAGGCGAGCCGCTCGACATCCAGAGCCTGCTCTATACGCCGGAGGGCAAACCGCGCGTCAGCATCTTCTACGTGGCCCATCTCAACGACGCGGAGCGCATGTTCATCGTGACGCTGCTGCTCGAAAACGTGCTGGCGTGGATGCGTACCCTCAGTGGCACGACCAGCCTGCGTGCCCTGCTCTACTTCGACGAGGTGTTCGGCTTCTTCCCGCCGCACCCGTATAACCCGCCCACCAAAACGCCGCTGCTGCGCCTGCTCAAGCAGGCGCGCGCGTTCGGGTTGGGCCTCGTGCTGGCGACGCAGAACCCCGGCGACCTCGACTACAAGGGCCTGTCGAACGCGGGCACGTGGTTCATCGGCAAGCTGCAAACCGAAAACGACAAGAACCGCGTGCTGACCGGCCTGGAAAGCGCCGTCGGCACGAACAGCCAACTCCATGTGGACGACATCGACCGCCTGCTGAGCAGCATCGATCCGCGTGTGTTCGTGATGAACAACGTGCACGACAATGGCGGCCCCATCGCGATGCACACCCGTTGGGCGATGAGCTACCTGCGCGGCCCGCTCACGCGCCAGCAGATCCGCGTGCTGATGGCCGACCAGCGCGAGCAGCCGTACTATCCACCGTACCAGCAGGGACAGAAAAGCAGCCTTGGCCAGGGCAACACGCCCGTGCCGCAGGGCACGCAGCCGGTTCAGGGCACCGGGCCGCGCCTCGTGGAGCCGCCCGTGCGCGCCGGGGCCACGCCGCCCCCGATGAGTCTGCCCGAAATGCCGGAGCCACCCGTACAGGCCGGGTCCACCCCGCGCCCGGCGTCCCTGCCGGACTTCGGCGCGCCGCCGCTGCGGCCCACGACGCCGGAGCCTGCGCCTGCCAATGGCAGTCCGATGCCTTCGGTCAGCGTGGGCACGTTCTCGCCGGATCTGACGCAGCCCTCGATGCCGCTGGACACCGGCATGCAGTCGCGCCCAGTGGCGGAAGACGTGAACAGCGCACCGCCGCCTGTCTCGGCCACTACAGCGCAGTATTACCTGCCCACGACCGTCTCGCGCGAGCAGGCGATGGCTGCCTGGGAACGTAAGACCGGGATTCCGGTGTCCAGCTATGGCGGCGCGGCGCTGATGTACCGCCCGATCCTGCTGGCGCAAGCCCAGGCGCGCTACACCGATCGCAAGAGTGATGTGACGACCGTGCAAGCGTACGCCTACCACGTGCCGCACGTCGCGCGGGCCGGGCTGATCCACTGGGACGAGTACCGCGCGCCGTACACCGATCCGAGAGATCTCAGCCAGACGCCGCTGATGGAGGCCGGGTACGGGGATCTGTCGCCCGGGCTGGCGGACAGCAAGCGCCTCACCGAGCTGAAGCGCGAGGTGGTCGATTACATCTACCAGACTGCCAGCCTCGTCCTGATGCACAACCCGGACCTGGACCTCTACGGCCAGCCGGAGATGAACCGCCGCGACTTTTTGATCCAGGCGCAAACGTTGGCGCGCCAGGCCCGCGACGGCGAACTGGACAAGGTCATGGGCCAGTACGACAAGAAGTTCGACGACCTGGAAACTAAGCTGCGTAAAAAGGCGCGCGATCTGGCCGCCGGGCAGCAGCAGTTTGACGCGGTGAAAAATGAGGAGATGTTCACTACGGGCGAGGCGCTGCTCAGTCTGCTGCGGGGCCGCACGACGTACACACTCTCCCGCGTGAGCCGCGCGCGCCGCTACAAGAACTACGTGCAGGAAGACGTGACGGACGCGGAAGCCGCCATCGCGGAACTGGAAGCGCAGGTGGACGGTCTGCACGCCGAGATGGAAAACGCGCTGCACCAGATTCAGGACAGGTGGGCGCGCGCGGCGGCGGTCGTGGAGGATTACCGGATCACGCCGTATAAGAAGGACATCTACCTCGACGCGTTCGGCATTGGCTGGAAGCCGCATTGGGTCGTGGTAGTCAACGGCCAGCAGCAGCTCATCTCGGCCTGGGGCGATTGA
- a CDS encoding sucrase ferredoxin, which translates to MSGPVELRCSVTSREADEQLFGTAATATTWLLLEYDGRWERKAYEQSDLPDAVIAWLARQEAALPDARVQLIRQNPRLAPDGIAFFVALARETDPLLVEFSLGGYEDLLSLDLSAIGTDADPYVAQRRDEPLFLVCTHGKRDLCCALRGLPVYVEATELAGASVWQTSHVGGHRFAANLLTFPHGIAYGRVEPQHVAEIVEATRRGEVMPEMMRGRACYNEHVQAAEHFLRSATGMHALDAFEVVEAAPEEPDHWQIRFKERASGELYTLDVAAEKSDFHVYKSCGDAEPKAVTQHRLLHFKVKTPAS; encoded by the coding sequence GTGAGCGGCCCGGTAGAGTTGCGCTGCTCGGTGACCTCCCGCGAGGCGGACGAGCAGTTATTCGGCACGGCAGCCACCGCGACGACGTGGCTGCTGCTCGAATATGACGGGCGCTGGGAGCGCAAAGCCTACGAACAGTCCGATTTGCCCGACGCGGTCATCGCGTGGCTGGCTCGCCAGGAAGCGGCCCTGCCCGACGCGCGCGTGCAGCTCATCCGGCAGAATCCGCGCCTCGCGCCGGACGGCATCGCGTTTTTTGTGGCGCTGGCCCGTGAAACCGATCCGCTGCTGGTCGAGTTCAGCCTGGGCGGCTACGAAGACCTGCTTTCGCTAGACCTGAGCGCGATCGGCACGGACGCCGATCCATACGTGGCGCAGCGCCGCGACGAGCCGCTGTTCCTGGTGTGCACGCACGGCAAGCGCGACCTGTGCTGCGCGCTGCGCGGCCTGCCCGTCTACGTCGAGGCGACTGAGCTGGCCGGGGCGAGCGTGTGGCAAACCTCGCACGTCGGCGGGCACCGTTTCGCCGCCAACCTGCTCACTTTTCCGCACGGCATCGCCTATGGGCGCGTCGAGCCGCAGCACGTCGCGGAGATCGTCGAGGCGACCCGGCGCGGCGAGGTGATGCCGGAGATGATGCGGGGCCGCGCGTGTTACAATGAGCACGTGCAGGCCGCCGAGCACTTCCTGCGCTCTGCGACGGGCATGCACGCCCTGGATGCGTTCGAGGTGGTGGAGGCCGCGCCGGAGGAGCCGGACCACTGGCAGATCCGGTTCAAGGAGCGGGCGAGCGGCGAGCTGTACACGCTCGACGTGGCCGCCGAAAAGTCGGACTTCCACGTGTACAAAAGCTGCGGTGACGCGGAGCCAAAGGCCGTCACACAGCACCGCCTGCTGCACTTCAAAGTGAAGACGCCCGCCTCCTGA
- a CDS encoding glycosyltransferase family 39 protein: MRSARGRGWMLPALALVLLLAAGLRFHLLGAQSLWNDEGNSLRLAQRGVSDLIDAAGRDIHPPGYYLLLKAWIAGAGTTEFALRALSALEGLIAVALAIALGRALFARPAGIAAGLLVALSPLAVYYSQETRMYAQLALLAVASMWIFVVWLRRFSVFLDEAPPPSLSLPGFLSAKESRAFFWLLALGLCNAAGMYTQYSFAFTLAAQVVWLLVWSAARRLDRTAQRALIAYGAAGLLSLALFLPWLPTAWDQVTAWPRTGVEMAVSEQARAVLTWITVGNTAGTVGWAILLLPLLLAALSLIPPRGSRRKDVLWRASLPLAWAGIGVAALVASGAYREANLKFLLPAQIALAVSLGGGLWRAWHVVSGPYPGTLSNQVGEGSTPYEASRPFPPRVWGKGMGDGGRFFAPTAFLRLAALALTGLLVTGQIAALDALYTDPAYARDDYRAMAARITAEARPGDAVILDAPNQAEVFSYYYHGAAAVYELPRGLGGDDDATRAEVRAVIAAHDRIWVLFWGEQERDSRRVVQATLDAETFPVRSEWYGDVRLAEYAVLAEPPAAPDVTLNALFGDRVALDGYALSDDAAQPGDVVGVSLFWRADAPLDVRYKVTVQLLAPDGSLVDQHDAEPGNNQRPTVTWEPGETVIDPHGLAVPPDAPPGDYAIIVGVYDAANPKQRLSVTGDGAAADHLDLAALTVR, translated from the coding sequence ATGAGATCCGCGCGCGGGCGTGGCTGGATGCTCCCGGCGCTGGCGCTCGTGCTACTGCTCGCGGCGGGCCTGCGGTTTCACCTGCTCGGCGCGCAGTCCTTGTGGAACGACGAAGGCAACAGCCTACGCCTCGCGCAGCGCGGCGTGAGCGATCTGATCGACGCGGCGGGCCGCGACATCCATCCCCCCGGCTACTATTTGCTGCTCAAAGCCTGGATCGCGGGCGCGGGCACGACCGAGTTCGCGCTGCGGGCGCTCTCCGCGTTGGAAGGACTGATCGCGGTGGCGCTGGCAATCGCGCTGGGCCGCGCCCTGTTTGCGCGTCCGGCGGGGATCGCTGCCGGGCTGCTGGTGGCGCTCAGTCCGCTGGCCGTGTACTACAGCCAGGAAACGCGCATGTACGCCCAACTCGCGCTGTTGGCCGTCGCGAGCATGTGGATCTTCGTCGTGTGGCTGCGGCGGTTCAGCGTGTTTTTGGACGAAGCTCCCCCTCCTTCGCTTTCTTTGCCGGGCTTTCTTTCCGCGAAAGAAAGCCGCGCTTTTTTCTGGCTTCTCGCTCTGGGACTGTGCAACGCCGCCGGGATGTACACGCAGTACTCGTTCGCGTTCACGCTGGCGGCGCAGGTCGTGTGGCTGCTGGTCTGGAGCGCCGCGCGCCGCCTGGACCGGACCGCGCAGCGCGCCCTGATCGCGTATGGCGCGGCGGGACTGCTGTCGCTGGCGCTGTTCCTGCCCTGGCTGCCGACCGCGTGGGATCAGGTCACGGCGTGGCCGCGCACGGGCGTCGAGATGGCCGTCAGCGAACAGGCGCGCGCCGTCCTGACCTGGATCACGGTCGGGAACACGGCGGGCACGGTCGGCTGGGCGATTCTGCTGCTCCCGCTGCTGCTGGCGGCGCTCTCGCTGATCCCCCCGCGCGGCTCGCGGCGCAAGGATGTGTTGTGGCGGGCGAGTCTGCCGCTGGCCTGGGCCGGGATCGGCGTGGCGGCGCTGGTTGCGTCCGGCGCGTACCGCGAGGCGAACCTGAAATTCCTGCTGCCCGCGCAGATCGCGCTGGCGGTGAGTCTGGGCGGGGGATTGTGGCGGGCGTGGCACGTTGTAAGCGGACCTTACCCCGGGACCCTCTCCAATCAAGTTGGAGAGGGGAGCACACCATACGAGGCATCTCGCCCCTTCCCTCCGCGTGTGTGGGGGAAGGGGATGGGGGATGGGGGGCGGTTTTTCGCCCCTACCGCGTTTTTACGTCTCGCGGCCCTCGCCCTGACCGGCCTGCTGGTCACCGGGCAGATCGCGGCCCTCGACGCGCTGTACACCGATCCGGCCTATGCGCGCGACGACTACCGCGCGATGGCGGCGCGCATCACGGCGGAAGCACGCCCCGGCGACGCCGTGATCCTTGATGCGCCCAATCAGGCCGAGGTGTTCAGCTACTACTATCACGGGGCGGCGGCGGTCTACGAACTGCCGCGCGGCCTGGGCGGGGACGACGACGCGACCCGCGCCGAAGTCCGTGCCGTGATCGCGGCGCACGACCGGATCTGGGTGCTGTTCTGGGGCGAGCAGGAGCGCGATTCGCGCCGTGTGGTGCAGGCCACGCTCGACGCGGAGACGTTCCCGGTGCGTTCGGAGTGGTATGGCGACGTGCGGCTGGCCGAATACGCCGTGCTGGCGGAACCGCCCGCCGCGCCGGACGTGACGTTGAACGCGTTGTTCGGGGATCGCGTGGCGCTGGATGGCTACGCACTGAGCGATGACGCTGCGCAGCCCGGCGACGTGGTCGGTGTGTCGCTGTTCTGGCGTGCGGATGCACCGCTCGACGTGCGCTACAAAGTCACCGTGCAGCTTCTCGCGCCGGACGGATCGCTGGTCGATCAGCACGACGCCGAGCCGGGCAACAACCAGCGCCCCACGGTGACATGGGAGCCGGGCGAGACGGTGATCGACCCGCACGGGCTGGCCGTGCCGCCGGACGCGCCGCCCGGCGATTACGCGATCATCGTGGGCGTATACGATGCGGCGAACCCCAAGCAGCGGCTTTCCGTCACAGGCGACGGCGCAGCCGCCGATCATCTGGATCTGGCCGCGCTCACCGTGCGTTAA
- a CDS encoding cellulase family glycosylhydrolase, which translates to MSKLFSHTLFGFRLRTLAILAALGLAALLALAADLHFHGQVYNLFWNVTGETEPAKQILGFGQYLARFTRQQPDTEPYADFQHNNVNPFGVNTFLEQEVEPEKRERQVQMIADAGFHWIRQQFTWEDIEIDHKGNFIDRREGRDLNLDGVVSPDEEVSTWEKYDDIVRLTDEYSLEIIARLSTPPAWSQPEGTTNGFAPPADFQDYVDFATTVATRYQGRIYHYQIWNEPNLYPEWGDQTVNAEAYTDLLCRTYTALKAVDPGIIVITGAIGPTIDLSGTNAYDLLYLQRMYQAGAGDCFDVLSVQGYGLWSGPTDRRLRQVTINFPRQEWIRDMMVANGDADKPIWISEVAWDPVPNDPAIADLDRYGMVTMDEAAEWAPLAYERALEDWPWVGVMAYWYFKPADETNLGQSWYYFRLVESDFTPTPVYDALKAYIIGTQPKTIGAGRHGTIGGALIQTEDGAESRTYRIDGTDVSLCYAALDVPMAVYVQQGDNAHTITLSAGDPGCTVVAEDLGPGTHLLTLTAPEWTGLDSLAIVDRTWRAALPWLLAGSLAALGVLIVLGAAVVGRVRMGRVRA; encoded by the coding sequence ATGAGCAAACTCTTCTCTCACACCCTGTTCGGATTCCGCCTGCGCACGCTGGCGATCCTCGCGGCGCTGGGGCTGGCGGCACTGCTGGCGCTGGCCGCCGATCTGCACTTTCACGGCCAGGTTTACAATCTGTTCTGGAACGTCACGGGCGAGACGGAACCCGCCAAGCAGATCCTCGGCTTCGGGCAGTACCTCGCGCGCTTCACCCGCCAGCAGCCGGACACGGAACCCTACGCGGATTTCCAGCACAACAACGTGAATCCGTTCGGCGTGAACACGTTTCTGGAGCAGGAAGTCGAGCCGGAAAAACGCGAGCGTCAGGTCCAGATGATCGCGGACGCGGGCTTTCACTGGATCCGCCAGCAGTTCACGTGGGAAGACATCGAGATCGACCACAAGGGCAATTTCATCGACCGGCGCGAGGGGCGTGATCTCAACCTGGACGGCGTCGTCAGCCCGGACGAAGAGGTCAGCACGTGGGAGAAGTACGACGACATCGTGCGCCTGACGGACGAGTACAGCCTGGAAATCATCGCACGGTTGAGCACGCCGCCCGCGTGGAGCCAGCCCGAAGGCACGACCAACGGCTTCGCGCCACCCGCCGATTTTCAGGATTACGTCGATTTTGCGACGACCGTCGCCACGCGTTACCAGGGCCGCATCTACCATTACCAGATCTGGAACGAGCCGAACCTCTATCCCGAATGGGGCGACCAGACGGTTAACGCCGAGGCGTACACCGACCTGCTGTGCCGCACGTATACGGCGCTGAAGGCGGTCGATCCCGGCATCATCGTTATCACCGGGGCCATCGGGCCGACCATCGACCTGAGCGGCACCAACGCCTACGACCTGCTCTATTTGCAGCGCATGTATCAGGCCGGGGCGGGCGACTGCTTCGACGTGCTCAGCGTGCAGGGCTACGGCCTGTGGAGCGGCCCGACCGACCGCCGCCTGCGGCAGGTGACGATCAACTTCCCGCGCCAGGAGTGGATCCGCGACATGATGGTCGCCAACGGCGACGCGGACAAGCCGATCTGGATCAGCGAAGTGGCCTGGGATCCGGTGCCGAACGATCCGGCCATCGCGGACCTGGATCGCTACGGCATGGTCACGATGGACGAAGCCGCCGAGTGGGCACCGCTGGCCTACGAGCGCGCGCTGGAAGACTGGCCGTGGGTCGGCGTGATGGCGTACTGGTACTTCAAGCCCGCCGACGAAACGAACCTCGGCCAAAGCTGGTATTACTTCCGCCTCGTCGAGTCGGACTTCACGCCGACGCCCGTTTACGACGCGCTCAAAGCCTACATCATCGGGACGCAGCCCAAGACCATCGGTGCGGGGCGGCACGGGACAATCGGCGGAGCCTTGATCCAGACCGAAGACGGCGCCGAATCGCGCACGTACCGCATCGACGGCACGGACGTGTCGCTGTGTTACGCCGCGCTCGACGTTCCGATGGCGGTTTACGTTCAACAGGGCGACAACGCCCACACGATCACGCTGTCCGCAGGCGATCCCGGCTGCACGGTCGTCGCGGAGGATCTCGGCCCCGGTACGCACCTGCTCACGCTCACCGCGCCGGAATGGACCGGGCTGGACAGCCTCGCCATCGTGGACCGGACGTGGCGCGCCGCGCTGCCGTGGCTGCTGGCGGGTTCGCTGGCGGCGCTCGGCGTGCTGATCGTGCTCGGTGCGGCGGTGGTGGGGCGTGTACGTATGGGGCGTGTTCGCGCATGA
- a CDS encoding DUF1328 domain-containing protein has translation MLRWAIIFLVLALVAAVLGFAVLADLAATIAKIVFIVFLVLLVVAFFAGRRSAA, from the coding sequence ATGTTACGGTGGGCGATCATCTTCCTCGTTCTGGCACTCGTCGCGGCAGTTTTAGGGTTTGCGGTGTTGGCGGATCTCGCGGCGACGATCGCCAAGATCGTCTTTATCGTATTCCTGGTGCTGCTGGTCGTCGCGTTTTTTGCGGGACGTCGCAGCGCCGCCTGA